The following proteins are co-located in the Choristoneura fumiferana chromosome 23, NRCan_CFum_1, whole genome shotgun sequence genome:
- the LOC141440665 gene encoding uncharacterized protein — protein sequence MILTPVMYILYVYSLTLAVMAELAAPQMATNTLRINSPSKEDYGLESISEELPIVEPERPVFRSPQLRFSLNPALSPQRPAIPQAHKKPSVKFPIPRAVMGPKLPKMPAKKEPVMITVANAPARPVNPNVHKPPSGHDQNVTEERGKLRRGDLDISAYQLKVKILHLMEQVIYHTQDGNMVQVEEMAAKYHLTKQYRMAFICLKMDEVKNEMHAMLTYLEKHKNKDDKESLLTVMHHIYYYTHMLQKNIDITYAVEYLLEHFSEM from the exons ATGATACTGACGCCAGTGATGTATATTTTAT ATGTTTACTCTTTAACACTGGCCGTGATGGCAGAGTTAGCCGCACCTCAGATGGCAACCAACACTCTTAGAATTAATTCACCATCGAAAGAAGACTACGGTTTGGAGAGCATCAGCGAAGAATTACCCATAGTGGAACCCGAAAGACCAGTCTTCAGGAGCCCACAACTCAGGTTCTCACTTAACCCCGCTCTATCACCACAACGACCTGCAATCCCTCAAGCACACAAGAAGCCATCTGTGAAATTCCCGATCCCTCGAGCCGTTATGGGACCTAAACTACCAAAAATGCCAGCTAAAAAAGAACCAGTAATGATAACCGTTGCAAATGCACCTGCAAGACCTGTTAATCCAAATGTGCATAAACCGCCTAGTGGTCACGATCAGAACGTGACCGAAGAACGAGGGAAATTGCGGCGTGGAGATTTGGATATAAGCGCTTATCAACTAAAAGTCAAGATCCTCCACTTGATGGAGCAAGTTATATATCACACACAG GATGGTAACATGGTGCAAGTGGAGGAGATGGCGGCCAAATACCACTTGACCAAGCAGTACCGCATGGCGTTTATATGCTTAAAGATGGACGAGGTCAAAAATGAGATGCACGCCATGCTTACCTAtctcgaaaaacataaaaa cAAAGATGATAAAGAATCATTACTTACGGTGATGCATCATATATATTACTACACGCACATGCTTCAGAAGAACATCGACATAACTTACGCTGTCGAGTACCTCTTAGAACATTTTTCGGAAATGTAA